In Streptomyces dangxiongensis, one DNA window encodes the following:
- a CDS encoding zf-HC2 domain-containing protein has protein sequence MRSLERHRDVGAYALGVLDEAEAFRFEDHLMECPQCAAHVTGFGPTTRQLRLYRRATPRFVHPMTRPGPRLLERLLGELAQRQRARRRRLLYGLAASVALAVAGPGIVAFAGHAAPARHVMAATDPDTGVWARVTSADADWGSDLRLEIKDGSGRHTCRLVAVGHDGTEQVVAGWTSPGEGTRPTTAMGAAALHPGQIARYEVRTDDGKRLVTVDAP, from the coding sequence ATGAGGTCCCTGGAAAGGCATCGCGACGTCGGCGCGTACGCGCTCGGCGTGCTGGACGAGGCGGAGGCCTTCCGCTTCGAGGACCACCTCATGGAGTGCCCCCAGTGCGCGGCACACGTGACCGGGTTCGGGCCCACGACCCGGCAGCTGAGGCTGTACCGGCGGGCCACACCGCGCTTCGTGCACCCCATGACGCGGCCCGGCCCCCGGCTGCTGGAGCGGCTGCTGGGCGAGCTGGCGCAGCGGCAGCGGGCGCGGCGGCGCCGGCTGCTGTACGGCCTGGCCGCGTCGGTGGCGCTCGCCGTGGCCGGCCCCGGGATCGTGGCCTTCGCCGGCCACGCGGCGCCGGCCCGGCACGTCATGGCGGCGACCGATCCGGACACCGGGGTGTGGGCGCGGGTCACCTCGGCGGACGCGGACTGGGGCAGTGATCTGCGGCTGGAGATCAAGGACGGCTCCGGGCGGCACACCTGCCGGCTGGTCGCGGTCGGCCACGACGGCACCGAGCAGGTCGTGGCCGGCTGGACCAGCCCCGGCGAGGGCACCCGGCCCACGACCGCGATGGGGGCCGCCGCGCTGCACCCCGGCCAGATCGCCCGGTACGAGGTGCGTACGGACGACGGCAAGCGGCTGGTCACGGTCGACGCGCCGTGA
- a CDS encoding Fpg/Nei family DNA glycosylase produces the protein MPELPEVEALTDFLTEHLVGLRMVRVLPVAVSVLKTYDPPVTAVEGAEVTAVRRHGKFLDIGTDAGLHLVTHLARAGWLHWRDRLPDGPPKPGKGPLALRVALETGGGFDLTEAGTQKRLAVYVVRDPREVEGIARLGPDPLADDFDEDRFAALLTDERRRLKGALRDQSLIAGVGNAYSDEVLHAARMSPFKLAASLTPAETHRLYEALRGTLTEAVERSRGVAAGRLKSEKRSGLRVHGRTGEPCPVCGDTIREVSFSDSSLQYCPTCQTGGKPLADRRLSRLLK, from the coding sequence ATGCCGGAACTGCCCGAGGTAGAAGCGCTGACGGACTTCCTCACCGAGCACCTGGTCGGCCTGCGGATGGTGCGGGTGCTGCCGGTCGCCGTCAGCGTCCTGAAGACGTACGACCCTCCGGTCACCGCCGTCGAGGGCGCCGAGGTGACGGCCGTGCGCCGGCACGGCAAGTTCCTGGACATCGGGACGGACGCCGGGCTGCACCTGGTCACCCATCTGGCCCGCGCCGGCTGGCTGCACTGGAGGGACCGGCTGCCGGACGGCCCGCCGAAGCCCGGCAAGGGCCCGCTCGCGCTGCGCGTGGCGCTGGAGACGGGTGGGGGCTTCGACCTCACCGAGGCCGGCACCCAGAAACGCCTCGCCGTGTACGTCGTCCGCGATCCGCGGGAGGTGGAGGGCATCGCCCGCCTCGGCCCGGACCCGCTCGCCGACGACTTCGACGAGGACCGCTTCGCGGCGCTGCTGACGGACGAACGGCGGCGGCTGAAGGGCGCTCTGCGCGACCAGTCGCTGATCGCGGGCGTCGGCAACGCCTACAGCGACGAGGTCCTGCACGCCGCGCGGATGTCCCCGTTCAAGCTCGCCGCGTCCCTCACCCCGGCGGAGACCCACCGGCTGTACGAGGCCCTGCGCGGCACGCTCACCGAGGCGGTCGAACGCTCCCGCGGTGTGGCCGCCGGGCGCCTGAAGTCGGAGAAGAGGAGCGGTCTGCGCGTGCACGGCCGGACCGGCGAGCCCTGCCCGGTGTGCGGTGACACCATCCGTGAGGTGTCCTTCAGCGACTCCTCGCTCCAGTACTGTCCCACCTGCCAGACGGGCGGCAAGCCCCTCGCCGACCGCCGGCTGTCCCGACTGCTGAAGTGA
- a CDS encoding SpoIIE family protein phosphatase codes for MADRGASALSLPQDWPAHPDPILALNRMGSFDWDLDAGLFHMDAQAFEVFDLLPEEYDGRPETLAVRVPPPEAARLDAVVSRAIKDGSENYGAYFRIRCRDGTSRWTHTQGYIRRDDSGRPRRVVGIVRDATEELADSEARSHRAAQTEAFRQQTGVVQVISAALAHARTIQDVIDVLKDTHGVRHLGAASLVMGLVEAGRIRLVAEGPVGSFVPGTRVTRIDEPYPMSEVVRTLSPRFIESPEEFAEGYPILWPHLHDLHITSAAYLPLIAQARPIGAMGLLYDDRRGFSAEERAVLVALGSSIAQSLMRARLYEQEKDLAQGLQQAMLPRTIPRVRGADIAVRYRSAALGRDIGGDWYDVIPLPGGRVGAVIGDVQGHDTHAAAVMGQLRIVLRAYAAEGHTPATVMARASVFLHELDTDRFATCLYAQADLATGVVQMVRAGHIDPLVRRNDGTCDRVPVEGGLPLGLSAEFGRLEYPVSTLELDPGHTLLLCTDGLVEQPGTDLDESLRGLATLIGNGPDEVRDLADRLIRLAEEQGGDDDVALLLLRRRAPEAARACGRLRQHVAPGDAKGLSQARHMIRAAVRAWGARDRADEIELVADELITNALMHTDGSAIVTLRALDGSDRRLRIEVEDSSSALPRRREAGEQGVSGRGLLLVDRLADVWGVEARGGGKAVWCEFRMP; via the coding sequence ATGGCTGATCGGGGAGCGAGCGCCCTGTCACTGCCGCAGGACTGGCCCGCCCATCCGGACCCGATCCTGGCGCTCAACCGCATGGGCAGCTTCGACTGGGACCTGGACGCCGGCCTGTTCCACATGGACGCCCAGGCCTTCGAGGTGTTCGACCTGCTGCCCGAGGAGTACGACGGCCGCCCGGAGACCCTGGCCGTCCGGGTGCCGCCGCCGGAGGCCGCACGGCTCGACGCGGTGGTCTCCCGGGCCATCAAGGACGGCAGCGAGAACTACGGCGCCTACTTCCGCATCCGCTGCCGCGACGGCACCTCGCGCTGGACGCACACCCAGGGCTACATCCGGCGTGACGACTCGGGCCGTCCCCGCCGGGTCGTCGGCATCGTCCGGGACGCCACCGAGGAACTCGCCGACAGCGAGGCACGCAGCCACCGGGCCGCCCAGACCGAGGCCTTCCGGCAGCAGACCGGCGTCGTCCAGGTCATCTCCGCCGCCCTCGCCCATGCCCGCACCATCCAGGACGTCATCGATGTCCTCAAGGACACCCACGGCGTCCGTCACCTCGGCGCGGCCAGCCTGGTGATGGGCCTCGTCGAGGCAGGCCGCATCCGGCTGGTCGCCGAGGGCCCCGTGGGCAGCTTCGTCCCCGGCACCCGTGTCACCCGGATCGACGAGCCGTATCCGATGAGCGAGGTCGTCCGCACGCTCAGCCCCCGGTTCATCGAGTCGCCGGAGGAGTTCGCCGAGGGCTACCCGATCCTCTGGCCACACCTGCACGACCTGCACATCACCTCGGCCGCCTACCTGCCCCTGATCGCCCAGGCGCGGCCGATCGGCGCGATGGGACTGCTCTACGACGACCGGCGGGGCTTCTCCGCCGAGGAGCGCGCCGTCCTCGTCGCGCTCGGCAGCAGCATCGCGCAGAGCCTTATGCGGGCCAGGCTGTACGAACAGGAGAAGGACCTCGCCCAGGGCCTCCAGCAGGCCATGCTGCCCCGCACCATCCCCCGTGTCCGCGGCGCCGACATCGCCGTCCGCTACCGCTCGGCCGCCCTCGGCCGGGACATCGGCGGCGACTGGTACGACGTCATCCCGCTGCCCGGAGGCCGGGTCGGCGCGGTCATCGGTGACGTCCAGGGCCACGACACGCACGCCGCGGCCGTCATGGGCCAGCTACGGATCGTGCTGCGCGCCTATGCCGCCGAGGGCCACACCCCGGCCACCGTGATGGCCCGCGCCTCCGTCTTCCTCCACGAACTCGACACCGACCGCTTCGCCACCTGCCTGTACGCCCAGGCCGACCTGGCCACCGGTGTCGTCCAGATGGTCCGCGCCGGACACATCGACCCGCTGGTCCGGCGCAACGACGGCACCTGTGACCGGGTCCCCGTCGAGGGCGGGCTGCCGCTCGGCCTGTCCGCCGAGTTCGGGCGGCTGGAGTATCCCGTCTCCACCCTCGAACTGGACCCCGGGCACACCCTGCTGCTGTGCACCGACGGGCTCGTCGAGCAGCCGGGCACCGATCTCGACGAGAGTCTGCGCGGTCTGGCCACGCTCATCGGGAACGGCCCGGACGAGGTGCGCGACCTCGCCGACCGGCTGATCCGGCTGGCCGAGGAGCAGGGCGGCGACGACGACGTGGCCCTGCTCCTGCTGCGCCGCCGCGCCCCCGAGGCCGCGCGGGCCTGCGGCCGGCTCCGGCAGCACGTCGCGCCCGGTGACGCGAAGGGCCTCAGCCAGGCCCGGCACATGATCCGGGCCGCGGTCCGCGCCTGGGGCGCCCGCGACCGCGCCGACGAGATCGAGCTGGTCGCCGACGAGCTGATCACCAACGCGCTGATGCACACCGACGGCTCCGCGATCGTCACCCTTCGCGCCCTGGACGGCAGTGACCGCAGGCTGCGCATCGAGGTCGAGGACTCCTCCAGCGCCCTGCCGCGCCGCCGCGAGGCGGGGGAGCAGGGCGTCTCCGGGCGCGGTCTGCTCCTGGTGGACCGGCTCGCCGACGTGTGGGGCGTGGAGGCACGTGGCGGCGGCAAGGCGGTGTGGTGCGAGTTCCGGATGCCGTAG
- a CDS encoding DUF6777 domain-containing protein, which produces MRIPPRSIVTACVLPVALLAAGCAGTGVKEDRVGEAVFLQAATERGPEPFTESGAGSEPKTTASGPAPHTDSPAAAGTVTTGPAPDRAGATMPPTFAPDSSAPPPFTPAPSAVPTGGRALAPLPSAHTLSGATPGLYRGTPHVAGCAVERQIGSLTADRGKAGAFAHAVGVPVSTLPGYLRGLTPVALRRDTRVTSHGYRDRRAVGYQAVLQAGTAVLVDDRGVPRVRCACGNPLKAPSAAHDGVDARGAAWPGYRPSQVIAVTPARRAVTSITIVDVDARVWIERRTGQDVGRDRIVAPPPPVPVSPTGPDPDRDDPGAPAPGGP; this is translated from the coding sequence GTGCGGATACCTCCCCGATCCATCGTCACGGCCTGCGTGCTCCCGGTCGCGCTCCTCGCCGCGGGCTGCGCGGGCACCGGCGTCAAGGAGGACCGGGTGGGCGAGGCGGTGTTCCTCCAGGCCGCCACCGAGCGCGGCCCCGAGCCCTTCACCGAGTCCGGGGCCGGGTCCGAGCCGAAGACCACCGCATCCGGTCCAGCCCCCCACACCGACTCCCCGGCCGCCGCCGGCACTGTCACCACCGGCCCGGCGCCCGACCGGGCCGGCGCCACCATGCCGCCCACGTTCGCACCGGACTCGTCCGCACCGCCCCCGTTCACACCGGCCCCGTCCGCCGTGCCGACCGGTGGGCGAGCCCTGGCCCCGCTGCCCTCGGCGCACACCCTCTCCGGGGCGACCCCCGGCCTGTACCGGGGCACCCCGCACGTCGCCGGCTGCGCCGTCGAACGGCAGATCGGCTCCCTCACGGCGGACCGCGGCAAGGCGGGCGCCTTCGCCCACGCGGTGGGCGTCCCCGTCTCCACCCTCCCCGGCTATCTGCGCGGCCTTACCCCGGTCGCGCTGCGCCGGGACACGCGGGTCACCAGTCACGGCTACCGCGACCGGCGGGCGGTGGGATACCAGGCCGTGCTCCAGGCGGGCACCGCCGTCCTGGTCGACGACCGCGGTGTGCCCCGGGTGCGCTGCGCCTGCGGCAACCCGCTGAAGGCGCCCTCGGCGGCCCACGACGGCGTGGACGCCCGTGGTGCCGCCTGGCCCGGCTACCGGCCCAGCCAGGTGATCGCGGTGACCCCGGCGCGCCGGGCCGTCACCAGCATCACGATCGTCGACGTCGATGCCCGCGTCTGGATCGAACGCCGGACCGGCCAGGACGTCGGCCGGGACCGGATCGTGGCCCCGCCCCCACCGGTCCCCGTCAGTCCGACCGGACCCGACCCCGACCGCGACGACCCAGGGGCCCCGGCCCCCGGGGGCCCCTGA
- a CDS encoding lipase maturation factor family protein, which translates to MDWFTAPGYWLSQLVFQRALAAVYLVAFLSAALQFRALLGERGMLPIPRFTARVRFRRAPSLFKLHYSDRFFAACAWTGCAVSVALLAGADSALPLWAGILLWLVPWALYLSIVNVGQTWYAFGWESLLLETGFLAAFLGNDEVAPPVVVLFLLRWILFRVEFGAGLIKLRGDACWRKLTCLYYHHETQPMPGPLSWFFHHLPGPLHRAEAAANHVTQLVVPFLLFTPQPVASAAAALMIVTQLWLVLSGNFSWLNWITIVLALSALRLPVSAPSVRPAPLWYEVLVLAVAALLLFLSYRPVVNMISRRQVMNRSFDPLHLVNTYGAFGSVSRVRYEVVVEGTLDGSPREDSDWREYAFRGKPGDPRHWPRQFAPYHLRLDWLMWFAALSPGYAGEWFGGLVERLLENDRDTLRLLRRSPFPPDTPPRYVRARLFRYRYTSPREWRETGACWERTYVREYLPPTRLAGAVQRP; encoded by the coding sequence GTGGACTGGTTCACCGCACCCGGCTACTGGCTGAGCCAACTGGTCTTCCAGCGGGCTCTGGCCGCCGTGTATCTGGTCGCGTTCCTGTCGGCGGCCCTCCAGTTCCGCGCCCTGCTGGGCGAGCGCGGCATGCTGCCGATCCCCCGTTTCACGGCCCGGGTCCGGTTCCGGCGCGCCCCGAGTCTGTTCAAGCTGCACTACTCCGACCGGTTCTTCGCGGCCTGCGCGTGGACGGGGTGCGCGGTGTCGGTGGCCCTGCTCGCCGGCGCGGACTCCGCGCTGCCGCTGTGGGCGGGGATCCTGCTGTGGCTAGTGCCGTGGGCGCTGTATCTCTCGATCGTCAACGTGGGCCAGACGTGGTACGCGTTCGGCTGGGAGTCGCTGCTGCTGGAGACGGGTTTCCTGGCCGCGTTCCTCGGCAACGACGAGGTGGCGCCGCCCGTCGTCGTGCTGTTCCTGCTGCGCTGGATCCTGTTCCGCGTGGAGTTCGGCGCCGGGCTGATCAAGCTGCGCGGCGACGCCTGCTGGCGGAAGCTGACCTGCCTGTACTACCACCACGAGACGCAGCCGATGCCGGGCCCGCTGAGCTGGTTCTTCCACCATCTGCCGGGGCCCCTGCACCGGGCGGAGGCGGCCGCCAACCACGTCACCCAACTGGTCGTACCGTTCCTGCTCTTCACCCCGCAGCCGGTGGCCTCGGCCGCGGCGGCCCTGATGATCGTCACCCAGCTGTGGCTGGTCCTGTCCGGCAACTTCTCCTGGCTGAACTGGATCACCATCGTGCTGGCCCTGTCCGCGCTGCGGCTTCCGGTATCCGCGCCGTCGGTGCGTCCGGCACCGCTGTGGTACGAGGTGCTGGTGCTCGCGGTCGCCGCGCTGCTGCTGTTCCTGAGCTACCGCCCGGTGGTGAACATGATCTCCCGCCGCCAGGTCATGAACCGCTCGTTCGACCCGCTGCACCTGGTGAACACGTACGGGGCGTTCGGCAGCGTCAGCCGGGTCCGCTACGAGGTGGTGGTCGAGGGCACGCTCGACGGCAGCCCGCGCGAGGACTCGGACTGGCGGGAGTACGCGTTCCGCGGCAAGCCCGGCGATCCCCGGCACTGGCCGCGCCAGTTCGCCCCCTACCATCTGCGCCTGGATTGGCTGATGTGGTTCGCGGCGCTGTCGCCCGGCTACGCCGGGGAGTGGTTCGGCGGCCTGGTGGAACGCCTGCTGGAGAACGACCGTGACACGCTCAGGCTGCTCCGCCGCTCCCCCTTCCCGCCGGACACCCCGCCCCGCTACGTCCGGGCCCGGCTGTTCCGGTACCGCTACACGAGCCCGCGGGAGTGGCGGGAGACGGGAGCGTGCTGGGAGCGGACGTACGTGCGGGAGTATCTGCCGCCCACGCGGCTGGCCGGGGCGGTTCAGAGGCCGTAG
- a CDS encoding amidase → MSSWAGRTAVEIAAAVREKRVTPREVVADHLARIDRLDGRVGAFRKVRAEAALAEADEVASRGGLDELPLAGVPLAVKDNLSVRGESHRDGSAATPDTPATEDHVTVARLRAAGAVVVGLTNVPELCVFGTTEGPFGTARNPWDLSRTAGGSSGGSAAAVAAGLVPLALGNDGMGSLRIPAANCGLVTLKPGHGVVPAGIGNGDWFGMSENGPLATTVGDLRLMLAVLADAGFERREERTPRRIAAAVRSPLPGVSVSRPYTTAVREAAGVLARAGHQVRRAEPPYPLSLGVTSLQHWTAGTAVDAEGLDRGRLARRTRVHATVGRRFVGTVRTGDARERLRARLTPFFTAYDVLLTPALARRSPQAGPWHERGWLRNLLANTACSPFTPPWNLTGWPAMSVPFGTLPSGAPCAVQLVGRPGTEGVLLELAQELEELSPWQRTAPVPDRS, encoded by the coding sequence GTGAGCAGTTGGGCCGGCCGGACCGCTGTCGAGATCGCCGCCGCAGTCCGCGAGAAGCGGGTCACGCCCCGCGAGGTGGTGGCCGACCACCTCGCCCGGATCGACCGGCTCGACGGGCGGGTCGGAGCGTTCCGGAAGGTCCGGGCGGAGGCGGCGCTCGCCGAGGCCGACGAGGTGGCCTCCCGCGGCGGCCTGGACGAACTGCCGCTGGCGGGCGTGCCGTTGGCGGTCAAGGACAACCTGTCGGTGCGCGGCGAGTCGCACCGCGACGGCTCCGCCGCCACCCCGGACACCCCGGCCACCGAGGACCACGTCACGGTGGCCCGGCTGCGGGCGGCCGGCGCGGTGGTGGTGGGCCTGACGAACGTGCCCGAGCTGTGCGTGTTCGGCACCACCGAGGGCCCGTTCGGCACCGCCCGCAATCCGTGGGACCTCTCCCGTACGGCGGGCGGCTCCTCCGGCGGCAGCGCGGCGGCGGTCGCCGCGGGGCTGGTGCCGCTGGCGCTCGGCAACGACGGGATGGGCTCGCTGCGCATCCCGGCGGCGAACTGCGGACTGGTCACCCTGAAGCCGGGGCACGGCGTGGTCCCGGCGGGGATCGGCAACGGCGACTGGTTCGGCATGTCGGAGAACGGCCCGCTGGCCACGACGGTCGGGGATCTACGGCTGATGCTGGCGGTCCTCGCGGACGCGGGGTTCGAGCGCCGGGAGGAGCGGACGCCCCGGCGGATCGCCGCCGCCGTGCGCAGTCCGCTCCCCGGGGTGAGTGTGAGCCGGCCGTACACGACCGCCGTCCGGGAGGCCGCCGGTGTGCTGGCGCGGGCCGGGCACCAGGTGCGGCGCGCCGAACCGCCGTACCCGCTGTCCCTGGGGGTGACCTCGCTCCAGCACTGGACCGCCGGGACGGCGGTGGACGCCGAGGGCCTGGACCGGGGGCGGCTGGCCCGCCGGACCCGGGTGCACGCGACCGTGGGCCGCCGCTTCGTCGGCACGGTCCGCACCGGCGACGCCCGGGAGCGGCTGCGCGCCCGGCTGACCCCCTTCTTCACCGCGTACGACGTGCTGCTCACCCCGGCGCTGGCCCGCCGCTCGCCGCAGGCCGGCCCGTGGCACGAACGCGGCTGGCTGCGCAACCTCCTCGCCAACACCGCCTGTTCGCCGTTCACGCCGCCGTGGAACCTGACCGGCTGGCCCGCGATGTCCGTGCCGTTCGGCACCCTGCCCTCCGGTGCCCCGTGTGCCGTCCAGCTCGTGGGCCGCCCGGGCACGGAGGGCGTCCTGCTGGAGCTGGCGCAGGAACTGGAGGAGCTGAGCCCGTGGCAGCGGACGGCCCCCGTGCCGGACCGCTCGTAG
- a CDS encoding GNAT family N-acetyltransferase: MPIREAVAADWPSIWPFWHRIVAGAETYTWDPDTTEEAARALWMNPAKRVYVAEDPAGTVVGSAYLTPNYGGPASRVANAGFMVDPDHTGRGIGRALAEHVLAEARAHGYRAMVFNAVVETNPALGLWTSLGFTVLGTVPEAYEHPRHGRVGLHIMYRALDRPAG; this comes from the coding sequence ATGCCGATCAGAGAAGCCGTGGCCGCGGACTGGCCGAGTATCTGGCCTTTCTGGCACCGGATCGTCGCCGGCGCCGAGACCTACACCTGGGACCCGGACACCACCGAGGAAGCCGCCCGCGCCCTGTGGATGAACCCGGCCAAGCGGGTCTACGTCGCCGAGGACCCGGCCGGCACCGTCGTCGGCTCCGCCTACCTCACCCCCAACTACGGCGGCCCCGCCTCCCGCGTGGCCAACGCCGGCTTCATGGTCGACCCGGACCACACCGGCCGGGGCATCGGCCGCGCCCTCGCCGAGCACGTCCTGGCCGAGGCCAGGGCCCACGGCTACCGTGCGATGGTCTTCAACGCCGTGGTCGAGACGAACCCCGCCCTCGGGCTCTGGACCTCCCTCGGCTTCACCGTCCTCGGCACCGTCCCGGAGGCGTACGAACACCCCCGGCACGGCCGCGTCGGCCTGCACATCATGTACCGGGCGCTGGACCGACCCGCGGGCTGA